The Calothrix sp. PCC 7507 DNA segment ATTACGCGATCGCATCATTCAAGCAGCCTTCTTACGGGGTTTATTGTTACTAGGTTGTGGTAAAGCCGCAATTCGTTTTTGCCCGCCTCTAGTTATCGACAGCAATCAAATTCAAATCGCCCTGCAAATTCTCACTGAGATATTCAGGACATTGCCAGAATAGAAATTACCATGCGATCGTGGTTAGGGGCAAACGGTTGTTTGCCCTCCAATTAGTAAAATTATTTTTATCAATCACTTTAAACGACTAGAGCATAAGACAAATAACACATAACAAATGACACCTCAAACAGCCCTCCATCTCTACTCATTACTTTGGCAAGAATATAGTGCCAGAGTCAGTTATGCCCGCACCTACCAGCAAATGATTACCGCTGCAGGTGGGACAGTCGCCAATGACCACATTGCTTTTCGGTCTTTGCGTGTGTTAGTGGATACTCAACAAGGTCAGATTAACCTAGGGATTGAATACATTGGGCAACTTGCCGAAGCTTTAGGTTATGTAGTAGCCGGGGAATATACTTTTCCTGAAACACATCTCTACGCCCGTCACTATCGTCATCCACAGCAAGAAGAATTCGACTTACCCAAGCTATTTATTAGTGAGTTAATTGTCGATGAATTACCAGCGAATACTGTCCAACTAATACAGCAAACAATAACTGCAAATCAATACCAATTAGCCTTTCCTCTTAACCATCTTTTCACAAAAGAGGAAAACTTAGAAAATACTATCCAACAACTGCAAAAAGTTTTCACCCGTCCTTGGCAACCACCACGACGTTCTATTGTAGAACAAGTAAATCAGGTCACTCAATATGGTGCTTGGGTACTATTACATGGTTATGCAGTTAACCACTTCACAGGCTATGTTAACCGCCAGAACACATTAGAATACCCGGATATTGAAACTACCGTGCTTGGTTTGACTAATCTAGGCGTACCAATGAAAGCAGAAATAGAGGGTAATATTGCTTATGGTTTGCGTCAAACAGCCACTCAAGCCGTCACAGAAATGGTGACAGTACTAGATGATATTAATAGTGCAGAAATTCAGATTCCCTGGACTTATGCTTATTATGAAATTGCCCAGCGATATCCCGTAGAAATTGAACCAGGCAAGCATCTACTGTTTGATGCTTTTTTAGGAAAAAATGCCCAGCAATTATTTGAAATGACTAGTACTAAAAGTTTGAAGTCTGAAGTCTGTACCTCTGCGGGGAAGCAAGCTACGCGTAGCGTCTCCGCAGGAGAAGTCTGAAAATTAAGAAACATATACAGTCAGCATTTCAGCATTTCATCATGGTTGCTTTATTTGTGTCGTGACTTACTATAGCAATCCCCTTTGAGTTTTGAAAAAATCTCAGTATTTGTAGGTGCGTTAGCGACAGCGTAACGCACCATTATCAGAGATTTGGTACTTATAATCATTCATTCATTTCTTTTAATGTAGCTAATGCTGAAGGCGATAACCGACTTAAATAACGGAATATCCAATATTTAACTATAGTATCTAAAATCACGGGAAATGTAGCGATAAATAAAAATATTACACTTCTATTAGCTGATAGACCTAAATGTTCTCCCAATCCTTCTAGAAGAATCTCCCATCCATGTGGTGAGTGAAATCCGACAAATACATCAGTGAACAAAATAATTAAAAAAGCCTTAGCACTGTCGCTTAGACCATAGACAACATTATCTATAAAAGATTTGACAATCACTATTTCCCTTTTGCTCATAAAAATAATTATGCCAAAAGTAATCAGTGAAATGATATCCGCAAATATATTACTAATAGCGCTACTGCTTTTACGATTAAAATCCTCAGCTATCTCGATTGCTTTCTTTTTAACTTTTTCTTCAATCGCCTCAACAGAAAGTTCTGGGGCTTGTTTCAATAAACTGGCAAATTTCAATCTTTCTTCAAAAGTTTTCAATTCCTGAAGTGCATTTTCCTCCATTTCTGAATTGAGGAATATTTGGGTATTACTTTTGTTAATATTTCGTTCTACAATGGGATTTATTAATATTTGTTTAGAAAAATGTTGCGTTAACAGTGGAACGAGGATTAAAATTAAGAAAAATCTTAGAGCAGTTCTTGTTCTATTTCTAGAGATTCGGTAATTTCTAACAAAATTTTCTTCTGCCTGCGGTGTAAAATCTGCTTGAATTTTATTAAACGTGATTCCTAAAGACCGGGGTAGAAATCCAGTTTTTTGAGAAATAGATTGAGTTTTAATAATCTCTGTATTCGATACATCTAATTTGTCATTTACTTTGCTAGTATTGGTTTGTAGTGGCTCAAAAACTGATACTAAGACATTGTTCTCAATTAATTCAAGTTTTAATGTATATTTGGATATTACTTCATCAATAAATTGTAGTTTTTCTAAAACATCAGTGTCAGAAATATTGAGAATTGAATAACTTAGCTTAAATTCTGCTAGCCTCACCTTGATAACAATTAAATTTTTATTTAGATATCCTTGCCAATAAGACATGACACTTACAGATTCAGCAGATATTTTTTGCCCAGCAAAGTGTTCTATTTCAATATTTTTAATTTTGTTAGCCGCCTCGTAGGCTTCTAAAATAGCTCTTTCTGGCGTATCTAAAAACCACCTGCTTGATCTTCGCAAATATTCCGCAATTTTCTGACGCAGTAAACCTTTATTTTTAGTAAAAAATGAAGCTTTCATTGCAGACATTTTGATTGTATTGCCTGATTTAACCGTAACTAATGAGTAATATAGGAATCCTAAATGATTAATGAAGAATTTTACGTATCCGGGTTTTAGTAGACAATGCCCACTATGGATATTTCCAAAATCATCCATGTAGTCATATAGCTAATTGAGAAATTTAACTACCTATCGCTCATTTTCATAATTACCTATTTTGAGTGTACACCTATTAAAGGATTAGGTACAGGAAAAGGGCGATTTTCCAAAATTTTAAATTGACCTGCATCAGCATCATAAGCAAAGACTTCGCCAGTCTCAATTTCATAAATCCAGGCATGAAGAGTCAGCTTACGACTATGAAGCCGTGAACGAATTATGGGATAAGTTCCTAGGTTTTCTATCTGCGTCAAAACATTCTGCTCGATAGCAATTTTTAAAAGTTTATCGATGGGATAATCCTGATAGTTATCTACAATCAAGCGGCGGGTAGGCTCTGCATATTGCTTTAACCATTCATAGACTAAAGGCATCTGTTGAGCAAGATTACCTATTTGCAACATTCCTTTCATCGCTCCGCAATGAGAATGTCCACAGACAACAACATCATTAACTGATAAAGCTTGAATAGCATACTCAATGCCTGCACCCTCACTTTTATTAGCTGCACCATAAGGAGGTATGATGTTACCAATATTCCG contains these protein-coding regions:
- a CDS encoding DUF1338 domain-containing protein, translated to MTPQTALHLYSLLWQEYSARVSYARTYQQMITAAGGTVANDHIAFRSLRVLVDTQQGQINLGIEYIGQLAEALGYVVAGEYTFPETHLYARHYRHPQQEEFDLPKLFISELIVDELPANTVQLIQQTITANQYQLAFPLNHLFTKEENLENTIQQLQKVFTRPWQPPRRSIVEQVNQVTQYGAWVLLHGYAVNHFTGYVNRQNTLEYPDIETTVLGLTNLGVPMKAEIEGNIAYGLRQTATQAVTEMVTVLDDINSAEIQIPWTYAYYEIAQRYPVEIEPGKHLLFDAFLGKNAQQLFEMTSTKSLKSEVCTSAGKQATRSVSAGEV
- a CDS encoding proton extrusion protein PcxA, whose protein sequence is MKASFFTKNKGLLRQKIAEYLRRSSRWFLDTPERAILEAYEAANKIKNIEIEHFAGQKISAESVSVMSYWQGYLNKNLIVIKVRLAEFKLSYSILNISDTDVLEKLQFIDEVISKYTLKLELIENNVLVSVFEPLQTNTSKVNDKLDVSNTEIIKTQSISQKTGFLPRSLGITFNKIQADFTPQAEENFVRNYRISRNRTRTALRFFLILILVPLLTQHFSKQILINPIVERNINKSNTQIFLNSEMEENALQELKTFEERLKFASLLKQAPELSVEAIEEKVKKKAIEIAEDFNRKSSSAISNIFADIISLITFGIIIFMSKREIVIVKSFIDNVVYGLSDSAKAFLIILFTDVFVGFHSPHGWEILLEGLGEHLGLSANRSVIFLFIATFPVILDTIVKYWIFRYLSRLSPSALATLKEMNE
- a CDS encoding carbonic anhydrase, yielding MPIKRIIDGLNEFHDNYFTNHREMFEHLSHGQTPEVLFITCSDSRIDPFLITQSLPGDLFVIRNIGNIIPPYGAANKSEGAGIEYAIQALSVNDVVVCGHSHCGAMKGMLQIGNLAQQMPLVYEWLKQYAEPTRRLIVDNYQDYPIDKLLKIAIEQNVLTQIENLGTYPIIRSRLHSRKLTLHAWIYEIETGEVFAYDADAGQFKILENRPFPVPNPLIGVHSK